A genomic segment from Janthinobacterium sp. 64 encodes:
- a CDS encoding H-NS histone family protein, with protein sequence MDLSNLSLSELRTLQDDIKKQMKKREQDDLSKAREQILAIAQSVGVSVKDLVGTGIRAKTGTVAVRYRNPDDATQQWTGRGRQPKWVKEWTDSGKSRDLLKV encoded by the coding sequence ATGGATTTGTCGAACTTATCCCTGTCCGAACTGCGCACCTTGCAGGACGACATCAAGAAGCAAATGAAGAAACGCGAACAGGATGATCTGTCCAAGGCGCGCGAGCAAATCCTGGCGATAGCCCAGAGCGTTGGCGTTTCCGTAAAAGATCTGGTTGGTACAGGGATTCGCGCTAAAACCGGTACGGTCGCTGTGCGCTATCGCAATCCGGATGATGCGACGCAGCAATGGACTGGCCGTGGCCGTCAACCGAAATGGGTCAAGGAGTGGACCGATTCGGGTAAGTCGCGCGATCTGCTGAAGGTGTAA